The following nucleotide sequence is from Candidatus Paceibacterota bacterium.
AAGGCGCGATTGGAGTCTCGTACGTAATCTGCGGAACGCGGAGTGTTGATGTCACCTGGTTCCACTACAATAGAAATAATTCCCTCTTCTCCAAACTGGTGCGCCAAGGCTTGGCTTAAAGAACGCTCGGCTGCCTTGGTGAGACCGTACAATAATTTATCCGGAGAAACACTTTCTGAGACATTTGATCCTATTGTAATTATAGTTCCTCTTACCGCCGTACCATGGACATCTACAGGAGTACTCCTCTGAAATAAGGGATACGCATATTTAGCCGCACAAAGTGCGGCATATACATTTGTATCGATTACGCGATGAAAAGTAGGGAGATCAACACTTTTTAAATCGTTGCATACAAAAGGAAGGACGGCATTGTTTACCAAACCCTGTATTCCCCCCACATAGGTTTTTTTGAGCGAAGCAAATACTTCCTGCATGGCTGCATCATCAGTGAG
It contains:
- a CDS encoding SDR family oxidoreductase, producing MAIQIDLEQKVVIVAGVGAGCGSALTEYLLERANARVVALSNDQGILDGLSQRFSKRPLQTHTVDLTDDAAMQEVFASLKKTYVGGIQGLVNNAVLPFVCNDLKSVDLPTFHRVIDTNVYAALCAAKYAYPLFQRSTPVDVHGTAVRGTIITIGSNVSESVSPDKLLYGLTKAAERSLSQALAHQFGEEGIISIVVEPGDINTPRSADYVRDSNRAFRLQRYLEKTPLHRSASPSEIAQHIAYLLDPSCAYLTGCIVRMDGGVTSCFNPAKEFTG